A genome region from Nicotiana tabacum cultivar K326 chromosome 13, ASM71507v2, whole genome shotgun sequence includes the following:
- the LOC142168247 gene encoding uncharacterized protein LOC142168247: MALVLHYVDKNGEVVERFVGLVHVSDTSACSLKEAIYSLLSDHLLSPSQIRGQGYDGASNMRGEISGLKTLIMKDSSSAYYIHCFAHQLQLTLVAMSKKHLDVEDFFCHVTNVLNVIGVSFKRRDLLRHLQAEKLEQLLESGEIHTGQGLNQERGLQRSGSTSNERNQAKYLLSEIITFKFIFMRHLMLKVLAMSNELNKILQKRDQDIVNAVEFLIIIKKRLQDIRETG, from the exons ATGGCTCTTGTTTTGCATTAtgttgataaaaatggtgaagtggTAGAGCGATTTGTTGGTCTTGTCCATGTTAGTGATACATCGGCATGCTCATTGAAAGAAGCAATCTACTCTTTGCTTTCGGACCACTTACTAAGTCCGTCTCAAATACGTGGACAAGGTTATGATGGAGCTAGTAACATGAGGGGAGAGATAAGTGGTCTTAAGACTTTGATTATGAAAGACAGCTCATCGGCATATTACATTCATTGCTTTGCTCATCAATTGCAATTAACACTTGTAGCTATGTCTAAAAAGCATTTGGATGTCGAAGACTTCTTTTGTCATGTTACTAATGTGTTGAATGTCATTGGAGTATCTTTTAAGCGCAGAGATTTGCTTCGCCATCTTCAAGCTGAAAAACTGGAGCAATTACTTGAGTCTGGTGAAATTCATACTGGGCAAGGACTAAATCAAGAACGCGGGCTTCAAAGATCAG GTTCTACATCAAATGAGAGAAATCAAGCAAAATATCTTTTGAGTGAGATAATAacattcaaatttatttttatgcGTCACTTGATGTTGAAAGTTTTGGCAATGTCAAATGAGTTGAACAAGATCCTACAAAAGAGAGATCAAGATATTGTTAATGCCGTGGAGTTTCTTATTATTATAAAGAaaagattgcaagatataagggAAACTGGGTGA
- the LOC107758978 gene encoding uncharacterized protein LOC107758978 → MDESYFPGKSKRKSSGICYSHHLRIDIFYAVIDVQLKELNDHFDVVSSDLLLGMTSLNPANSFANFDKGRIMTLAKCYPNEFDEVHIRDLGYQLDTFIIHMRVGNPKFSNLQGISDLAKALVETNLVETYSFVYLLVKLTLTLPVAIATVERAFSSMKQIKNEERNNMGDQYLNDYLICYIERDVFTNVSNDVIIDRFQNIKARRGQL, encoded by the coding sequence ATGGATGAATCCTATTTTCCTGGAAAGTCGAAGCGTAAGTCTTCTGGTATTTGTTATTCACACCACTTGCGTATTGATATCTTTTATGCTGTAATTGATGTGCAACTTAAAGAGCTTAATGACCATTTTGATGTAGTGAGTAGCGATTTGCTTCTTGGGATGACTAGTTTGAATCCAGCCAATTCTTTTGCTAATTTTGATAAAGGTAGAATAATGACTTTAGCAAAATGTTACCCAAATGAGTTTGATGAAGTACACATTCGAGACTTGGGTTATCAACTAGATACTTTCATAATTCATATGCGAGTTGGCAATCCCAAGTTCTCCAACTTGCAAGGAATTAGTGATTTGGCAAAAGCATTGGTTGAGACAAATCTTGTGGAGACTTATTCATTTGTTTATTTACTTGTGAAGTTAACTCTGACTTTACCTGTTGCTATCGCAACTGTGGAGAGAGCATTCTCATCCATGAAGCAGATAAAGAATGAAGAGAGGAACAATATGGGTGATCAATATTTAAATGATTATTTAATTTGTTACATAGAGCGTGATGTATTTACAAATGTAAGTAATGATGTCATTATTGAtcgttttcaaaatataaaagcTCGTCGAGGACAATTGTAA